A stretch of the Methylacidiphilum caldifontis genome encodes the following:
- a CDS encoding DUF5069 domain-containing protein codes for MKLVPLIGSGVAGPLGVLHLPRMWLKCILAAKGMLADGYPDLGKGFDAMTMAALNLTEEETRNYIRTNLPSYIEFENWIVQKNGGKIDGAKVAAHNRAVLQYHHDEETKKAILSEAGLKDDGSLPDAVNLNAIDDYTCFHKWLKSQ; via the coding sequence ATGAAACTTGTTCCATTGATTGGTTCTGGTGTTGCCGGTCCACTAGGCGTTCTACATTTGCCAAGGATGTGGCTCAAATGTATTCTGGCAGCTAAGGGCATGCTTGCTGATGGTTATCCCGATCTGGGTAAAGGATTCGATGCGATGACCATGGCAGCACTCAATCTTACCGAAGAAGAAACAAGAAATTATATTAGGACTAATTTGCCCAGTTACATTGAGTTTGAAAACTGGATTGTCCAGAAAAACGGAGGTAAGATCGATGGGGCAAAGGTAGCTGCTCACAACAGGGCAGTGCTACAGTATCATCATGATGAAGAAACCAAAAAAGCCATTCTTTCAGAAGCTGGCTTGAAAGATGACGGATCATTGCCTGATGCCGTTAACCTCAATGCTATAGATGATTATACCTGTTTCCATAAGTGGTTGAAGTCCCAGTAA
- a CDS encoding MBL fold metallo-hydrolase, producing MIPLEDNYTDVIGKAQRGLNLSDSLLAEKAKVSVEQLRKVKEGEPIDEILEKIAPVLGLGKKALLDLAKGLYYPQDRGIIPGLFHFNTRWEDMTVNSYLVWDTTTKEAAVFDTGGNCTEMLDAIKVHGLHVKYIFLTHTHADHIAELGRLKRAVGAPAYCCELEMISGTEPFSPGKEFQLSHLSIRSFLTNGHSPGGVSYYITGGEHKFVIVGDSIFAGSMGGGNYSYSDALKNNKEKILTLPDDTIICPGHGPLTTVGEEKIHNPFFAFS from the coding sequence ATGATTCCATTAGAAGATAACTATACCGATGTTATTGGAAAAGCACAAAGGGGGCTTAATCTTTCCGATAGTTTGCTTGCGGAAAAAGCAAAAGTATCTGTTGAACAGCTTCGAAAAGTAAAGGAGGGAGAACCGATTGATGAAATTTTAGAAAAAATTGCTCCTGTTTTGGGTTTAGGAAAGAAAGCCCTTCTTGATCTAGCCAAAGGACTGTACTATCCCCAAGATCGGGGTATAATCCCGGGTTTATTTCATTTCAATACAAGATGGGAAGATATGACAGTAAACAGCTATCTTGTTTGGGATACAACCACAAAGGAGGCGGCGGTTTTTGATACGGGTGGAAATTGTACCGAAATGCTCGATGCAATCAAGGTCCATGGATTGCACGTAAAATATATCTTTCTTACCCATACCCATGCTGATCATATTGCCGAGCTGGGAAGGCTGAAACGAGCCGTCGGGGCTCCGGCCTATTGTTGTGAGCTCGAAATGATATCTGGAACTGAACCTTTTAGTCCAGGAAAGGAATTTCAACTGTCCCATCTTTCTATCCGATCATTTCTTACAAATGGTCATTCTCCAGGTGGAGTGTCTTATTATATTACCGGGGGAGAACATAAGTTTGTGATTGTCGGCGATTCGATTTTTGCAGGATCCATGGGAGGTGGAAACTATTCCTATTCCGATGCCCTGAAGAACAATAAAGAAAAAATTTTAACTTTACCCGACGACACGATCATTTGTCCTGGTCATGGTCCGCTGACTACGGTAGGTGAAGAAAAGATTCACAATCCATTTTTTGCTTTTAGTTAA
- a CDS encoding MGDG synthase family glycosyltransferase: MKRILILTAGFGEGHNTAARNIQEAIEHLEPDKALVDRIDLFDSCYGKFSDLLRQGYLTAINRAPIIWRGIYSIFDRTTFIEDVLVAFAKMKQALDWLLREMQPDVVLSTYPFYNFLIDEIFKDGKEKNFVQITVITDSITVNSFWYRSWSDYYIVPNADTAAILKSVGIAEHRILEYGFPVQLEFLESTQNGLSLEEINRPKILYIINSGRKKAAKIIEQLLLRKHWQSTIVVGKDQKLFYTVADQVKGFEERVEVLGWTNKIPELLLNHHVVISKAGGATVQEAIAACCPMIIPQVVPGQEEGNYELLRRYEVACFAEKPADIGLALEYLFENEAQKWKQLKNNLRKISKPDSSLKIARFVLDQSLLETVPSRVFHFPAGKLTDINFSVLKSQGSQALLCDFHIHSTYSDGRLSISEIVDFYGQRGFDCICVTDHLVDRKRLIGKFCELTGLVLTPTKVGEYFDTIEKEKKRAWKKYGMILFCGIEFNKDGYSPKTSAHLLGIDLKSPIDPCLSLKEIIAEIHKQNALAVASHPHVFQSVWGPNTLFLWENQQEYAPLLDAWEVANRYDLFSPVGLKKLPFIANSDFHKPKHIYSWKTILHCPKDPEEIKECIRSNRNVAITLYRDHKFGAIFQKNVSELEIA; encoded by the coding sequence ATGAAACGCATACTTATTCTTACCGCTGGCTTTGGCGAAGGTCATAATACAGCGGCTCGAAACATCCAGGAGGCAATCGAACATCTGGAGCCGGATAAAGCTCTTGTTGACCGCATCGATCTATTTGATTCCTGTTATGGAAAGTTCAGTGATCTTTTGCGTCAAGGGTATCTTACCGCCATTAATCGAGCCCCCATCATATGGAGGGGGATCTATTCTATTTTCGATCGGACAACTTTTATTGAAGATGTCCTTGTTGCCTTTGCTAAGATGAAGCAAGCCTTGGATTGGTTGTTAAGGGAAATGCAGCCTGATGTCGTATTATCTACCTATCCTTTTTATAATTTTTTAATCGATGAAATATTTAAAGATGGAAAGGAAAAAAATTTTGTTCAAATCACGGTTATAACCGACTCGATTACGGTCAACTCTTTTTGGTATAGGAGTTGGAGTGACTATTATATTGTACCTAATGCCGATACCGCTGCTATTTTGAAATCAGTGGGTATAGCTGAACATCGGATCCTTGAATATGGTTTTCCTGTCCAGCTTGAATTTTTGGAATCAACTCAAAATGGGCTTTCTTTAGAAGAAATAAATCGGCCAAAAATTTTATACATTATTAATTCGGGAAGAAAAAAGGCGGCCAAGATTATTGAACAGCTTCTTTTAAGGAAACATTGGCAGTCGACAATTGTTGTGGGTAAAGATCAAAAACTGTTCTATACCGTGGCTGATCAAGTCAAGGGATTTGAAGAACGCGTCGAGGTATTGGGCTGGACAAACAAGATCCCCGAGCTGTTGCTCAATCATCATGTCGTGATTAGCAAAGCGGGAGGAGCAACGGTCCAGGAAGCCATTGCAGCTTGTTGTCCCATGATTATTCCTCAAGTTGTGCCTGGACAAGAAGAAGGTAATTATGAACTATTGCGCAGGTATGAAGTAGCTTGTTTTGCTGAAAAACCTGCAGATATTGGACTTGCGCTTGAATATCTTTTCGAAAATGAGGCTCAAAAATGGAAACAGTTAAAGAATAATCTTAGAAAAATTAGCAAACCGGATAGTTCACTTAAAATCGCTCGTTTTGTCCTGGATCAATCGCTGCTTGAGACCGTTCCTTCAAGAGTCTTTCATTTCCCTGCGGGAAAGTTAACTGACATAAACTTTTCGGTGCTGAAATCACAAGGCTCTCAAGCCCTGTTATGTGATTTTCATATCCATTCAACCTATTCTGACGGAAGGCTCTCCATTAGCGAGATTGTTGATTTTTATGGACAGAGAGGATTTGATTGTATCTGTGTGACTGATCACCTTGTCGATAGGAAAAGATTGATTGGTAAATTTTGTGAACTCACAGGCCTCGTTCTGACCCCAACCAAAGTCGGTGAATATTTTGACACGATAGAGAAAGAAAAGAAAAGAGCATGGAAGAAGTATGGGATGATTCTTTTCTGTGGAATAGAATTTAACAAGGATGGGTATAGCCCTAAGACATCAGCCCATCTCTTAGGAATTGATCTGAAGAGCCCAATAGATCCCTGTTTATCGTTAAAAGAAATTATAGCTGAAATTCATAAACAAAACGCTTTAGCTGTAGCTTCCCATCCCCATGTTTTCCAGAGTGTTTGGGGGCCTAACACTCTTTTTTTGTGGGAAAACCAGCAAGAATATGCCCCGTTACTTGATGCTTGGGAAGTAGCCAATAGGTACGATCTTTTTTCTCCTGTCGGTCTTAAGAAACTGCCTTTTATTGCCAACAGTGATTTTCATAAACCTAAGCATATCTATTCCTGGAAAACAATCTTGCATTGCCCCAAGGATCCTGAAGAGATTAAAGAATGTATTCGATCCAATAGAAATGTGGCTATCACCCTTTACAGGGATCACAAGTTTGGTGCAATTTTCCAGAAGAATGTGTCGGAGTTAGAAATAGCTTAA
- a CDS encoding metal ABC transporter substrate-binding protein, protein MADLKGFWLLGRTVVIAFLFFLLLIPGYGLAKIQVLTSIAPLYCFCVNVGGEYVEVKNLFIGGADPHESSLSAKQLKDIHSSDLIVINGLGMEHWVDLALSAEEKSKKLVVSTLGISPITAAGYHVEKGLAQPEYAFNPHVWLDPNLASIQVMNISKALSLRDPLHKEIFERNATLYISKLKEIDQLYQQKLDSNRSKKAFFYNDAFMYLANRYGIVVAGIVEECGERGGPSPRKLATILGVMKIKKIPFFYTPFSNAFLVKEIIREGQSRSAEIDAMEGAELHPLMYEKVAKKNLAIFMDVFGGIILSFKRNF, encoded by the coding sequence ATGGCTGATTTAAAAGGATTTTGGCTCTTGGGAAGGACTGTGGTTATAGCCTTTTTGTTTTTCTTGCTCCTTATTCCTGGCTATGGGTTGGCTAAAATACAAGTTCTGACCTCTATTGCTCCACTGTACTGTTTTTGCGTAAATGTGGGGGGAGAATACGTGGAAGTTAAAAATCTGTTTATTGGGGGTGCAGACCCTCACGAAAGCTCGCTTTCGGCAAAACAACTTAAAGATATCCATTCCAGCGATCTGATTGTTATTAACGGACTTGGAATGGAACATTGGGTCGATCTTGCTCTGAGTGCAGAAGAAAAATCAAAGAAGTTGGTTGTTTCTACTCTAGGGATCTCTCCAATAACTGCAGCCGGCTACCACGTGGAGAAAGGACTAGCTCAACCTGAATATGCTTTTAATCCTCATGTTTGGCTAGATCCCAACTTGGCCAGCATTCAAGTGATGAATATCTCGAAAGCTTTATCCCTAAGAGATCCCCTACATAAAGAGATATTCGAAAGGAATGCAACACTTTACATTTCAAAATTAAAAGAAATCGATCAGTTATATCAACAGAAACTGGATAGTAACCGTTCTAAAAAAGCTTTTTTTTACAACGATGCTTTCATGTACTTGGCCAATCGCTATGGTATTGTGGTTGCAGGTATTGTTGAGGAGTGTGGTGAAAGGGGAGGACCCTCTCCTAGAAAGCTAGCAACCATTCTTGGAGTGATGAAAATCAAGAAAATCCCTTTTTTTTATACCCCCTTTTCCAATGCTTTTCTTGTTAAAGAGATTATAAGAGAAGGTCAGTCTAGGTCAGCAGAAATTGATGCCATGGAAGGAGCTGAGCTCCATCCTTTAATGTATGAAAAGGTTGCAAAGAAAAATCTCGCCATTTTTATGGATGTTTTTGGAGGGATAATCCTTTCGTTCAAAAGAAATT
- a CDS encoding biotin--[acetyl-CoA-carboxylase] ligase translates to MNGSECTYCKLSCDPVENLLLRLLLSEKEERFSFRTLLSAIGSNEKEIWDSLCSLESKGFLMSYSPLRGFAITEPLPDFFHPAEVQFILERMNGYINWRAEIFEVIDSTSDEVLRRGKRGEKEGLVVISDKQLQGRGRQGRSWESSSSLGLYMTLLLEPRFQPIIPQQFAIMSSLSVVEALKGMGLENVGIKWPNDIMVDSRKLGGILIETDYGAAGKRFVAIGIGINVNHKKHQFSKPLQKKATSIYMETGQTQRRIEVMAEVLRRIDHNYRLSFSEVKEKWIMQMVNLDQKIEIEERGQKIKGRIRGVAEMGWLIVEKEDGSIQKVFSAGTF, encoded by the coding sequence ATGAATGGTTCGGAGTGTACCTATTGCAAGCTGAGTTGTGATCCTGTAGAAAATTTGCTCTTAAGGCTTTTGCTATCTGAAAAGGAGGAAAGGTTTTCGTTTCGAACTCTTTTGAGTGCTATAGGTTCCAATGAAAAAGAAATTTGGGATAGTCTTTGTTCCTTGGAATCCAAGGGATTTTTGATGAGTTATTCTCCTCTCCGAGGTTTTGCGATTACCGAACCTTTGCCCGATTTCTTTCATCCAGCAGAAGTTCAATTCATTCTCGAAAGAATGAACGGTTATATCAATTGGAGAGCAGAAATTTTTGAAGTTATCGATTCAACCAGTGACGAGGTTCTACGCAGGGGAAAAAGAGGGGAAAAAGAAGGACTTGTAGTCATCTCGGACAAGCAATTGCAGGGGAGGGGAAGACAGGGAAGATCGTGGGAGTCTTCTTCATCTCTTGGTCTTTATATGACATTGCTTTTAGAACCTCGCTTTCAGCCCATCATTCCTCAACAGTTTGCGATTATGAGTTCTCTTTCTGTGGTTGAAGCTTTAAAGGGTATGGGATTGGAGAATGTGGGTATAAAATGGCCTAACGATATTATGGTCGATTCAAGAAAGCTTGGAGGCATTCTTATTGAGACAGACTATGGGGCAGCTGGCAAGAGGTTTGTCGCCATCGGCATTGGTATAAATGTGAATCATAAAAAACATCAGTTTTCAAAACCATTGCAAAAAAAAGCGACATCCATTTACATGGAAACAGGCCAAACCCAAAGAAGGATAGAAGTTATGGCCGAGGTATTAAGAAGGATCGATCATAATTACAGGTTATCCTTTTCTGAAGTCAAAGAGAAATGGATAATGCAGATGGTTAACCTGGATCAAAAAATAGAAATTGAGGAGAGGGGACAGAAAATTAAAGGAAGGATACGGGGAGTTGCAGAAATGGGTTGGCTGATTGTTGAAAAAGAAGATGGGTCAATCCAGAAGGTTTTTTCGGCAGGAACCTTTTAG